In the genome of Gammaproteobacteria bacterium, one region contains:
- the nuoF gene encoding NADH-quinone oxidoreductase subunit NuoF — protein sequence MVNQVCFTTLQFADEPYSYENYLKLGGYEAWKKILREKIPPEDVIDEIKKSNLRGRGGAGFPTGLKWSFMPRNTEGQKYIVCNSDESEPGTCKDRDILRFNPHALVEGMAIAGYAIGATVGYNYMRGEFMDEPFIRFEQALKEAYAQGLLGRNILGSGVDFDLHGSLGAGAYICGEETALLESLEGKKGQPRFKPPFPANFGLYGRPTTINNTESLSSIPAIMRKGGKWFADLGVENSGGEKLFSVSGHVARPGNYEVPLGMPFADLLEMAGGIRHGRKLKAVIPGGSSVPVVPGDIMLKTNMDYDSITKAGSMLGSGAVIVMDETADMVKVLQRVSRFYFSESCGQCTPCREGTGWLYRMLTRIVEGRGRPEDLERLDDVASKIEGRTICALGDAAAMPVRSFIKHYRHEFEYYIQHGRSMVAGTSAAAA from the coding sequence ATGGTCAATCAGGTCTGCTTCACAACGCTGCAATTCGCGGACGAGCCTTACAGCTACGAGAACTATCTCAAGCTTGGGGGCTACGAGGCGTGGAAGAAGATTCTGCGCGAAAAGATTCCGCCCGAGGACGTCATCGACGAGATCAAGAAGTCCAACCTGCGCGGCCGTGGCGGCGCTGGTTTCCCGACCGGTCTCAAGTGGAGCTTCATGCCCCGCAATACCGAGGGACAGAAATACATCGTCTGCAACTCCGACGAATCCGAGCCCGGCACCTGCAAGGACCGCGACATTCTGCGTTTCAATCCCCACGCGCTGGTCGAGGGCATGGCAATCGCCGGCTACGCCATCGGCGCGACCGTCGGTTACAACTACATGCGCGGCGAGTTCATGGACGAGCCTTTCATCCGCTTCGAGCAGGCCCTCAAGGAGGCCTACGCCCAGGGGCTGCTCGGCAGGAACATCCTGGGTTCGGGGGTCGACTTCGATCTGCACGGCAGCCTCGGTGCCGGGGCGTATATCTGCGGCGAGGAGACTGCGTTGCTCGAGTCCCTGGAAGGCAAGAAGGGACAGCCGCGTTTCAAACCGCCGTTCCCGGCCAACTTCGGGCTGTACGGTCGACCCACCACGATCAACAACACCGAGTCGCTGTCCTCCATCCCGGCGATCATGCGCAAGGGCGGCAAGTGGTTCGCAGATCTCGGCGTGGAAAACTCCGGCGGCGAGAAGCTGTTCTCGGTGTCGGGGCATGTCGCCAGACCCGGCAACTATGAGGTGCCCCTGGGCATGCCTTTCGCCGACCTGCTCGAGATGGCCGGCGGGATTCGCCACGGCCGCAAGCTCAAGGCGGTCATTCCCGGCGGTTCGTCCGTGCCCGTGGTGCCCGGCGACATCATGCTCAAAACCAACATGGACTACGACTCCATCACCAAGGCGGGCTCCATGCTGGGTTCCGGTGCGGTCATCGTCATGGACGAGACCGCCGACATGGTGAAGGTGCTGCAACGGGTCTCGCGCTTTTATTTCTCCGAATCCTGCGGACAGTGCACCCCCTGCCGGGAAGGCACGGGCTGGCTGTACCGCATGCTGACCCGCATTGTGGAAGGCCGCGGCCGTCCCGAGGACCTGGAACGCCTCGACGACGTCGCCAGCAAGATCGAGGGGCGCACCATCTGCGCCCTGGGCGATGCCGCGGCGATGCCGGTGCGCAGCTTCATCAAGCATTACCGGCACGAATTCGAGTACTACATCCAGCATGGACGCAGCATGGTCGCAGGCACCAGTGCTGCTGCAGCCTGA
- a CDS encoding NAD(P)H-dependent oxidoreductase subunit E, which translates to MTELKHKRDLLTAHEREEIDHWLKKYPEDRKQSALLAALRAVMHEDGYLSTEKMDAVADYLGLPEIAVYEVGSFYSMYELEPVGRHTISVCTNVSCMLCGADNVVEHIENKLGIKTGESTPDGKFYLKQEEECLAACCGAPMMQVDHVYYENLTPEKIDQILDGLE; encoded by the coding sequence ATGACCGAACTCAAGCACAAGCGCGATCTGCTGACCGCCCACGAGCGCGAAGAGATCGATCACTGGTTGAAAAAATACCCGGAAGACCGGAAGCAGTCCGCGTTGCTGGCCGCCCTGCGCGCCGTGATGCATGAGGACGGTTACCTGTCCACCGAAAAGATGGACGCGGTGGCGGATTATCTCGGCCTGCCCGAGATCGCGGTCTACGAGGTCGGCAGCTTCTATTCCATGTACGAACTGGAGCCGGTCGGCCGCCACACGATCTCCGTGTGCACCAACGTGTCGTGCATGCTCTGCGGCGCCGACAACGTCGTCGAACATATCGAGAACAAGCTGGGCATCAAGACCGGAGAAAGCACGCCGGACGGGAAGTTCTATCTCAAGCAGGAAGAGGAGTGCCTGGCCGCCTGCTGTGGTGCGCCCATGATGCAGGTGGATCACGTGTATTACGAAAATCTCACGCCCGAAAAGATCGATCAGATCCTGGACGGCTTGGAGTAA